A genome region from Maridesulfovibrio salexigens DSM 2638 includes the following:
- a CDS encoding NADH:ubiquinone reductase (Na(+)-transporting) subunit D: protein MAKFKEVLLKPLLEDNPIAVQILGICSALAVTTKLETAFVMSLAVIFVTAASNVSVSSIRQHIPSSIRIIVMMTIIATLVIIVDQFLKAFAYGISKQLSVFVGLIITNCIVMGRAEAFAMQNTPKMSLADGIGNGLGYGLILIIVAFLREFFGSGKIFGLSVFKLTSEGGWYEPNGLMLLPPSAFFIIGLLIWSVNVYEKRKNKR from the coding sequence ATGGCTAAGTTCAAAGAAGTATTGCTCAAGCCGCTTCTGGAGGACAACCCCATCGCGGTCCAGATTCTCGGTATCTGCTCTGCGCTTGCGGTAACTACCAAGCTGGAAACGGCCTTTGTTATGAGTCTTGCGGTTATCTTTGTTACTGCGGCTTCCAACGTTTCGGTCAGTTCCATCAGGCAACATATCCCTTCGAGTATTCGTATCATCGTCATGATGACCATTATTGCCACGCTGGTAATCATCGTGGACCAGTTCCTCAAAGCCTTTGCTTACGGAATAAGCAAGCAGCTTTCGGTCTTTGTCGGACTTATCATCACCAACTGCATCGTCATGGGGCGCGCAGAGGCTTTCGCCATGCAAAATACCCCTAAGATGAGTCTTGCAGATGGTATCGGTAACGGATTGGGATATGGTTTGATTCTGATCATCGTGGCTTTCCTGCGCGAGTTCTTCGGTTCGGGCAAGATTTTCGGTCTCAGCGTTTTTAAGCTGACATCGGAAGGAGGCTGGTATGAACCTAATGGTCTCATGCTCTTGCCGCCCAGCGCGTTCTTCATCATCGGGCTGCTTATCTGGTCGGTGAATGTCTACGAAAAGCGGAAGAACAAACGCTAA